Proteins encoded in a region of the Populus alba chromosome 13, ASM523922v2, whole genome shotgun sequence genome:
- the LOC118053229 gene encoding uncharacterized protein yields the protein MLKQVFGRVLNKGFFANGGDKLRPGLYVPNTGFHNGQAHCAPRSFFGVEDFLDDDNSRPYTYQKGKKSKNPNKHLSFKQRTVAYMEPFTLDVFISKRFVSASLTHRVTSKQVAVAGTNSKDIKAVLKSRSDIPACLAVGQILADRAREADVYTASYTPRERDKFEGKIRAVVQSLIDNGIDVKIYLD from the exons ATGTTGAAGCAAGTTTTTGGAAGGGTTTTGAACAAGGGGTTTTTTGCAAATGGAGGAGATAAGTTAAGGCCTGGGTTGTATGTGCCTAATACTGGATTCCACAACGGACAG GCTCATTGTGCACCCAGAAGCTTTTTTGGGGTGGAAGATTTCCTTGATGATGATAACAGCAGGCCATACACGTACCAGAAAGGGAAAAAGTCAAAGAACCCAAACAAGCATTTATCATTTAAACAGCGGACTGTAGCATACATGGAGCCATTTACActtgatgtttttatttcaaagcgtttcgtctcAGCATCGCTCACTCATAGAGTGACCAGTAAGCAGGTAGCAGTTGCTGGTACCAACTCTAAAGACATTAAAGCTGTGCTCAAGTCCCGCTCAGACATTCCTGCATGTTTAGCCGTTGGACAAATCTTAGCTGATAGAGCAAGAGAAGCTGATGTATATACTGCCTCTTATACTCCGAGGGAAAGGGACAAGTTTGAAGGAAAGATAAGAGCAGTGGTTCAGTCTCTCATTGATAATGGGATTGATGTTAAAATTTATCTTGACTGA
- the LOC118053228 gene encoding uncharacterized protein, whose amino-acid sequence MECNKDEAIRAKDIADRKMQNGDFEGARKIALKARQLYPELDNISQMLAVCEVHCSAQNKLNGSDMDWYGILQIERFSDEAVIKKQYRKFALTLHPDKNKFAGAEAAFKLIGEANRVLTDPAKRSLYDIKCRGSLRPAAPKPTSHKTNWNSISKKQHEANKFSSAPQRPTFWTCCSSCNMRYQYFKELQNKTLRCQNCQNSFIAVNLYIHGVPCGSPWSQFPNQNGVPNQGPSKVAPQSNSGNPSGASFPDRFRSVDIGGSSKLNEVKAGNNMKNCGGSKPSQKANGYVNVGVQAGKGVPTKPKDLGSSKVASRKRGKQSQVESGESFVTASSDEDVAVQENHSTISGQNSGSCGGNQPRRSSRQKHNVSYKEKIIDDDDFVVSSPKRPRVSRSSSATKEEMMHDKEHLSAAAAAAVDRNKKEAKQKASSTLEESLSNQERRTEVYEMKGEEPSMVEKADAQSDNKDGMPKVDDNSNVFSNEPLLSETLEIPDPDFSNFENDKEESCFAVNQVWAIYDTTDGMPRFYARVKKVLSPGFKLQITWLEASSDVAHEKDWSDKDLPVACGKFESGGSQRTADRAMFSHQVCCINGSSRGSYLIYPKKGEIWALFKGWEMKWSSEPEKHRPPYMFEFVEVLSDFDENFGIGVAYLHKVKGFVSIFQRAAHDGVIQFCIPPTELYKFSHQIPSFRMSGREGEGVPAGSFELDPASLPSNLDDLGDPIDTKMEKENVDSQSTNSWSQSSKGELKSTNKKICTPKKNETGPERGSSILGKSSIDGNVAVAGLFANNKDSRKVIKPGNLAQSGRIDISSPAKERIETPRKQGKSELAADALTPRRSPRDLSKRNSQVSANQDTEENTAANNDIRNGKPSLLIKPDDKMFVKDGGSIGLILSPISPGRKVVELEVQCYNFEREKSEDKFQLDQIWALYSNEDGLPRNYGQIKVIDSTPNFRLHVAMLEVCWPPKDATRPVCCGTFKVKSGKNKVLSASKFSHLLKAQSIGNSRYEIHPRKGEIWALYKTWNSSDGESDIVEVLEDNECSVKVVVLIRAKLHESANRNKHFYWAPRIQRSITRVLDIPRGEFSRFSHQCSAFKHTGKKDRCERSYWEIDPSSIITNPVVLVD is encoded by the coding sequence ATGGAATGCAACAAAGATGAGGCCATCAGAGCAAAGGATATTGCAGATAGGAAAATGCAAAATGGTGATTTTGAAGGTGCAAGGAAGATTGCATTGAAGGCGCGTCAACTCTACCCTGAACTAGATAATATTTCCCAAATGTTGGCAGTCTGTGAGGTTCAttgctctgcacaaaacaaattaaatgggTCAGATATGGATTGGTATGGAATTCTCCAGATCGAGCGCTTTTCTGATGAGGCAGTCATCAAGAAGCAATACAGAAAGTTTGCGCTTACGCTTCATCCTGACAAGAACAAGTTTGCTGGTGCAGAGGCAGCTTTCAAGCTGATTGGTGAAGCTAATAGGGTGCTTACAGATCCAGCCAAGCGTTCTTTGTATGATATCAAGTGTAGAGGTTCATTGAGACCTGCTGCACCAAAGCCAACATCCCATAAGACAAATTGGAATTCCATTAGCAAGAAGCAGCATGAGGCTAACAAGTTTTCTAGTGCTCCACAGCGGCCAACATTCTGGACGTGCTGTTCCTCTTGTAATATGAGGTACCAGTACTTCAAAGAGCTTCAGAATAAAACTCTGCGCTGTCAAAATTGCCAGAATTCTTTCATTGCTGTCAATTTGTATATCCATGGTGTGCCATGTGGATCACCCTGGAGTCAATTCCCCAATCAGAATGGAGTTCCAAATCAAGGGCCTTCTAAAGTTGCTCCACAAAGTAACAGTGGAAACCCTTCTGGTGCTAGTTTTCCAGACAGGTTTAGATCAGTTGACATTGGTGGGAGTTCTAAACTGAATGAGGTGAAAGCAggaaataacatgaaaaattgtGGTGGTTCTAAACCATCACAGAAAGCCAACGGGTATGTGAATGTGGGAGTACAAGCAGGGAAAGGTGTTCCTACCAAACCCAAAGATTTGGGAAGTTCAAAAGTTGCAAGCAGGAAGAGAGGAAAACAGTCTCAAGTAGAATCTGGCGAGAGTTTTGTAACAGCAAGCAGTGATGAAGATGTGGCTGTTCAAGAAAATCACAGTACTATTTCTGGACAGAACTCAGGATCCTGTGGAGGTAATCAACCTAGGAGATCTTCAAGGCAAAAGCATAATGTTTCttacaaggaaaaaataattgatgatgatgattttgttGTCTCCTCACCAAAACGACCAAGGGTGAGTAGATCCTCTAGTGCCACTAAAGAGGAGATGATGCACGATAAAGAGCATCTttcagctgctgctgctgctgcagtgGATAGAAATAAGAAAGAGGCCAAGCAAAAGGCAAGTTCAACTCTGGAAGAAAGCTTGTCAAATCAGGAAAGGAGAACTGAAGTTTATGAGATGAAGGGGGAGGAACCATCCATGGTGGAGAAAGCAGACGCACAATCAGATAATAAAGATGGAATGCCCAAAGTTGATGACAACTCTAACGTGTTTTCAAATGAACCACTATTATCAGAGACCCTAGAGATCCCTGATCCAGATTTCAGTAATTTTGAGAATGACAAGGAAGAAAGCTGTTTTGCTGTTAATCAAGTGTGGGCTATTTATGATACAACAGATGGCATGCCAAGATTTTATGCTCGGGTCAAGAAAGTTCTCTCACCTGGTTTCAAGCTGCAGATAACTTGGCTGGAAGCTAGCTCAGATGTTGCGCATGAGAAAGACTGGTCTGACAAGGATTTGCCTGTTGCATGTGGTAAGTTTGAAAGTGGGGGCTCTCAAAGAACTGCTGATCGTGCTATGTTCTCTCATCAGGTGTGCTGTATAAATGGCAGTAGCAGAGGCAGTTATTTGATATATCCTAAAAAAGGGGAAATCTGGGCGCTCTTCAAGGGCTGGGAAATGAAATGGAGTTCTGAACCAGAAAAACATAGACCACCTTACATGTTTGAATTTGTGGAGGTCCTATCAGATTTTGATGAAAACTTCGGCATTGGGGTTGCTTATTTGCATAAAGTGAAAGGATTTGTCAGCATTTTTCAGCGAGCTGCTCATGATGGGGTTATCCAATTTTGCATTCCGCCAACTGAGCTGTACAAGTTTTCACACCAAATCCCTTCATTTAGAATGTCTGGCAGGGAAGGAGAGGGTGTACCTGCTGGGTCTTTTGAACTTGATCCTGCTTCTCTGCCTAGCAATCTTGATGACCTTGGTGATCCCATTGATACTAAGATGGAAAAGGAAAATGTGGATAGTCAATCAACTAATTCTTGGTCTCAATCTTCCAAAGGTGAACTGAAATCCACAAACAAGAAGATTTGCACGCCTAAGAAAAATGAGACAGGGCCAGAAAGAGGGAGCTCAATCCTTGGAAAATCTTCTATAGACGGAAATGTAGCTGTTGCAGGTCTATTTGCAAACAACAAGGACAGCAGGAAAGTCATAAAACCTGGCAACCTTGCCCAGTCTGGAAGAATTGATATTTCATCTCCAGCTAAAGAGAGGATTGAAACCCCTAGGAAACAGGGTAAGAGTGAACTTGCAGCTGATGCCTTGACACCTAGAAGATCTCCCAGGGATTTAAGCAAGAGAAATAGTCAAGTTAGTGCTAATCAGGATACTGAAGAGAATACTGCAGCTAACAATGATATAAGGAATGGGAAACCAAGTTTGTTGATTAAACCTGATGATAAGATGTTTGTGAAGGATGGTGGTTCAATTGGTCTCATATTAAGCCCTATATCTCCAGGTCGTAAAGTTGTAGAACTAGAAGTACAGTGCTATAATTTTGAGAGGGAAAAGTCAGAGGATAAATTTCAGCTTGATCAAATATGGGCACTTTACAGCAATGAGGATGGGCTGCCAAGGAATTATGGTCAAATCAAGGTGATTGATTCTACCCCTAATTTCAGATTGCACGTCGCAATGCTTGAAGTGTGCTGGCCTCCAAAAGATGCAACGAGGCCTGTTTGTTGTGGGACATTCAAAGTTAAAAGTGGTAAAAACAAGGTGCTCTCTGCTTCCAAATTTTCTCATCTGTTGAAAGCTCAATCCATTGGTAACAGCAGGTATGAAATTCACCCCAGAAAAGGTGAGATATGGGCACTGTATAAGACCTGGAATAGCTCTGATGGAGAATCTGACATTGTTGAAGTGCTGGAAGATAATGAGTGCAGTGTGAAAGTTGTAGTTTTGATTCGTGCTAAACTACATGAATCTGCTAATAGAAATAAACATTTTTACTGGGCTCCTAGAATCCAAAGATCAATTACCAGGGTTCTGGATATACCACGTGGCGAGTTTAGTAGATTTTCACATCAGTGTTCTGCTTTCAAGCACACTGGAAAGAAAGATAGGTGCGAAAGAAGCTATTGGGAGATTGATCCTTCATCAATTATTACTAATCCTGTAGTTTTGGTAGATTGA
- the LOC118053317 gene encoding MDIS1-interacting receptor like kinase 2, with product MSYASSQSGQVIAVKKLHPSRDGELMNLRTFRNEIRRRTGDELDRRLNVVKGVANALSYLHHDCSPPIIHRDISSSNVPLDLEYGAHVSDFGTARLLMPDSTNWTSFAGTFGYTAPELAYTMRVNKKCDVYSFGVVTMKVIMGMHPGDLISSLSASAFSSSSCSQINQHALLKDVIDQRIPLPENRVAEGVVSIIKIAFACLLANPQSRPTMRQVASELIARWPLLPKAFSAITLEDLMPQTTVTS from the exons ATGAGCTATGCTAGTTCACAGTCag GTCAGGTGATTGCCGTGAAGAAACTTCACCCATCAAGAGATGGCGAGCTTATGAATCTGAGAACTTTTAGAAATGAGATTCGC CGAAGAACAGGCGATGAACTTGATAGAAGGCTTAATGTTGTTAAAGGAGTGGCCAATGCGTTATCATATTTGCACCATGATTGCTCGCCTCCAATCATTCACCGAGACATTTCCAGCAGCAATGTTCCTTTAGATTTGGAATACGGGGCTCATGTTTCGGATTTTGGGACAGCTCGGCTCTTGATGCCTGACTCGACCAACTGGACCTCATTTGCTGGCACCTTTGGATACACAGCTCCAG AGCTAGCTTACACAATGAGAGTGAACAAGAAGTGCGATGTCTACAGCTTTGGAGTGGTCACAATGAAAGTAATAATGGGAATGCATCCAGGTGATCTCATCTCATCTCTTTCCGCATCAGCATTTTCCTCCTCGTCGTGCTCACAAATCAACCAGCATGCATTGTTGAAGGATGTGATAGACCAACGTATCCCACTTCCTGAAAATCGAGTTGCAGAAGGTGTGGTCTCCATTATCAAAATAGCATTTGCATGCTTGCTTGCTAATCCCCAATCTAGGCCAACCATGCGACAAGTAGCTTCAGAACTCATAGCTCGATGGCCTCTGCTGCCAAAGGCATTCTCCGCAATAACGTTGGAAGATCTTATGCCTCAAACAACTGTGACAAGCTGA